From Brevibacillus marinus, a single genomic window includes:
- a CDS encoding radical SAM protein, translating into MQLVYADQRGRVYDHPDLFAVARNGDILTEILDEELIPLPEGATLVSLPDTIPVGMDPATGEMIRLEGCTAVGALLPQGFTRLLLPGYIKVDKQKKLPLFGYTAVVWKEEQFWVAARQSDDPHKWNPLLAPMDELGRLVEQTCSRFPNNRIFRHLAHCALEYECLTAANNFFHRWEGSLPVSYTCNAGCYGCISEQPEDSGFPAPQTRMNFRPTEDELVEVMLHHLQTPESIISFGQGCEGEPATMAALIVPAIRRVRQQTAMGYININTNAGLTDHIKAIVDAGLDLMRISIISAIEDHYNAYYRPRAYTLEHVARSAAYASANGVYTSINYLCFPGVFDREEEIEAMISFIRRTGIKLIQLRNLNVDPDSYLALIPKARGEVFGMKQAIEIYRQELPDVVIGSYTHVPPETMRRTAKVRGND; encoded by the coding sequence ATGCAACTGGTATATGCGGATCAGCGGGGGCGGGTCTACGATCATCCCGATCTGTTTGCCGTTGCTCGCAACGGAGACATCTTGACGGAGATCCTGGACGAGGAATTGATTCCGCTGCCGGAAGGGGCCACTCTGGTCAGCCTGCCGGATACGATTCCGGTCGGCATGGATCCGGCGACGGGCGAGATGATCAGACTGGAAGGCTGCACCGCTGTAGGGGCGCTGCTGCCGCAGGGCTTTACCCGCTTGCTGCTGCCCGGCTATATCAAAGTGGACAAGCAGAAGAAGCTGCCGTTGTTCGGCTATACCGCTGTCGTCTGGAAAGAGGAGCAGTTTTGGGTTGCTGCCCGGCAAAGCGACGATCCGCACAAGTGGAATCCGCTGCTGGCGCCGATGGACGAGTTGGGCCGGCTGGTGGAACAGACCTGTTCGCGGTTTCCCAACAACCGCATCTTCCGCCATTTGGCACACTGTGCGCTGGAATACGAGTGTTTGACGGCGGCCAACAATTTCTTCCACCGCTGGGAAGGCAGTTTGCCCGTCTCGTACACCTGCAACGCCGGGTGTTACGGCTGCATTTCCGAACAGCCGGAGGACAGCGGTTTTCCGGCGCCGCAGACGCGGATGAACTTCCGCCCGACGGAAGATGAACTGGTGGAGGTAATGCTGCATCATCTGCAAACCCCGGAGAGTATCATCAGTTTTGGACAAGGCTGTGAAGGGGAACCGGCGACCATGGCCGCGCTGATCGTCCCGGCGATCCGGCGCGTCCGCCAGCAGACGGCGATGGGCTACATCAACATCAACACCAACGCCGGGCTGACGGACCACATCAAGGCGATTGTCGACGCCGGGCTCGACCTAATGCGGATCAGCATCATCAGCGCGATCGAGGACCATTACAACGCCTATTACCGGCCGCGGGCTTACACGCTTGAACATGTTGCGCGTTCCGCCGCGTACGCCTCGGCCAACGGCGTCTACACTTCGATCAACTATCTCTGTTTTCCCGGCGTGTTTGACCGCGAGGAAGAGATCGAGGCGATGATCTCGTTCATCCGGCGGACCGGGATCAAATTGATTCAACTGCGCAATCTGAACGTCGATCCGGACAGTTACCTGGCGCTGATCCCCAAAGCGCGGGGCGAAGTATTCGGGATGAAACAGGCGATCGAAATCTACCGGCAGGAACTGCCCGACGTGGTGATCGGCTCGTACACCCACGTGCCGCCGGAAACGATGCGCCGCACCGCGAAAGTGCGGGGAAACGATTGA
- a CDS encoding M23 family metallopeptidase yields MDLHDSAAVPASWSSQADAKQAVIEQALLKAINPFSELQEDKQPIAERKTVITYTVQAGDTLSEIAYQYGVDLRQLVEENKITNPHFLSIGMKIVISRNEVVHTVAQGETLEQIAEHYQVDKKKIIARNPLLRILPDNLYIGQVLYVPVPSSEPMLAGNVQLRRQMAQAASRSAVRARAMAWPLSEPTITSGFGMRWGQLHKGIDLWNQQEARTPILAAKDGVVVEAGAVRSGYGYLVILDHGDGLQTYYAHLRKITVRVGQQVKQGEQLGYMGNTGDSTGYHLHFEVRQDDVPVNPLHYLR; encoded by the coding sequence ATGGACTTGCATGACTCGGCAGCTGTTCCGGCCTCCTGGAGCAGCCAGGCGGACGCCAAACAGGCCGTGATTGAGCAGGCATTGCTCAAGGCGATCAATCCGTTTTCCGAACTGCAGGAAGACAAACAACCGATCGCCGAACGGAAAACCGTGATTACCTACACGGTGCAAGCGGGCGATACGCTCTCGGAAATTGCCTATCAGTACGGCGTTGATCTGCGGCAGCTGGTCGAAGAAAACAAAATCACAAACCCGCATTTTCTCTCCATCGGGATGAAGATTGTGATCAGCCGCAACGAAGTGGTGCATACCGTCGCCCAAGGGGAGACACTGGAGCAAATCGCCGAACACTATCAGGTTGACAAAAAAAAGATCATCGCCCGCAATCCGTTACTGCGGATCTTGCCCGACAATCTGTACATCGGACAGGTGTTGTACGTTCCGGTCCCTTCGTCAGAGCCGATGCTCGCCGGCAATGTGCAGCTTCGCCGGCAGATGGCGCAGGCGGCCAGCCGCAGTGCCGTTCGCGCTCGGGCCATGGCCTGGCCGCTCAGCGAACCGACGATTACCAGTGGTTTTGGCATGCGCTGGGGGCAGCTGCACAAGGGAATCGACCTCTGGAACCAACAGGAAGCACGTACCCCGATCCTCGCCGCCAAAGACGGGGTGGTGGTGGAGGCGGGAGCGGTGCGCAGCGGGTATGGTTATTTGGTGATTCTCGACCACGGCGACGGGCTGCAGACCTACTACGCACACTTGCGCAAAATCACCGTCCGGGTCGGCCAACAGGTAAAGCAGGGCGAGCAGTTGGGCTACATGGGCAACACGGGCGACTCCACCGGATACCACCTGCACTTTGAAGTCAGGCAGGATGACGTTCCGGTCAATCCGCTCCACTATCTCCGCTAG
- the rho gene encoding transcription termination factor Rho: MLLSELEEKKLTELYKLAKEYQIPHYSQMKKKELIFAILRARAERDGLMFMEGVLDILPEGYGFLRPINYLPSSEDIYISQSQIRRFDLRMGDLVSGKVRPPKENERYFGLLQVEAVNGEDPELAAERLHFPALTPLYPQRKLVLETSPSKLSVRLMDLFTPVGLGQRGLVVAPPKAGKTVLLKEIANSITENYPDIHLFVLLIDERPEEVTDMQRSVKGEVIASTFDELPENHIKVAELVLERAKRLVEHKKDVVILLDSITRLARAYNLVIPPSGRTLSGGIDPAAFHRPKRFFGSARNIEEGGSLTILATALVETGSRMDDVIYEEFKGTGNMELHLDRKLSERRIFPAIDIRRSGTRREELLLSKEELEKLWAIRRNMQESHEFIESFLKKLAETKSNAEFLESIEIKDTKGETQPESKPARGSRTSSMTAR, translated from the coding sequence GTGCTTTTATCGGAACTGGAAGAAAAAAAGCTGACGGAGTTATACAAGCTGGCCAAGGAATACCAAATTCCCCATTACTCGCAAATGAAGAAGAAAGAATTGATCTTCGCCATTTTGCGGGCGCGTGCGGAGCGCGACGGATTGATGTTTATGGAAGGGGTACTGGATATTCTGCCGGAGGGATACGGGTTCTTGCGCCCGATTAATTACCTGCCCAGCTCGGAAGACATCTACATCTCCCAGTCGCAGATTCGCCGCTTCGACCTGAGGATGGGTGATCTTGTCTCCGGCAAGGTGCGCCCTCCAAAGGAAAATGAGCGATATTTCGGTCTGCTGCAAGTGGAAGCTGTCAACGGAGAAGACCCCGAACTGGCGGCTGAACGCCTGCACTTCCCCGCCCTAACACCGCTCTATCCTCAACGAAAACTCGTACTGGAGACTTCGCCCTCTAAGCTTTCCGTTCGTTTGATGGACTTGTTCACCCCGGTTGGCCTGGGTCAGCGCGGCTTGGTCGTGGCTCCGCCCAAGGCGGGGAAGACCGTCCTGTTAAAAGAGATTGCCAACAGCATCACCGAGAACTATCCGGACATCCACCTGTTTGTGCTGTTGATCGACGAGCGGCCGGAGGAAGTAACCGACATGCAGCGTTCGGTGAAAGGAGAGGTGATCGCCTCCACCTTTGACGAACTGCCGGAAAACCACATCAAGGTGGCGGAGCTGGTGCTGGAGCGGGCCAAACGTCTGGTTGAGCACAAGAAAGACGTGGTGATTTTGCTCGACTCGATCACCCGGCTGGCCCGCGCCTACAACCTCGTCATTCCGCCCAGCGGCCGGACCTTGTCCGGCGGGATCGATCCGGCGGCGTTTCACCGACCAAAGCGCTTCTTCGGTTCCGCCCGCAACATTGAGGAAGGGGGCAGCCTGACCATTCTCGCGACCGCCCTGGTTGAGACCGGTTCCCGCATGGATGACGTGATTTACGAGGAGTTCAAGGGAACCGGCAACATGGAGCTGCACCTCGACCGGAAACTGTCGGAGCGCCGCATTTTTCCGGCGATTGACATCCGCCGCTCCGGCACCCGGCGCGAAGAGCTGCTTTTGTCCAAAGAAGAGCTGGAAAAATTGTGGGCGATCCGCCGCAACATGCAGGAAAGCCACGAGTTTATCGAATCCTTCCTGAAAAAACTGGCGGAAACCAAATCCAACGCCGAATTTCTGGAGTCAATCGAGATCAAGGATACGAAGGGAGAGACCCAGCCGGAGTCGAAGCCGGCTCGCGGTTCCCGTACCTCATCGATGACGGCGCGATAA
- the glpX gene encoding class II fructose-bisphosphatase, which produces MERSLTLELVRVTEAAALSSARWMGLGRKDEADEAATTAMRKEFENIPMDGIVVIGEGEMDEAPMLYIGERLGQGVPPYVDVAVDPLEGTNIVAKGTWNAISVIAIADRGNLLHAPDMYMQKIAVGPKAVGKIDINAPVADNLKAVAQAVGKDVSDLVAVVLDRDRHQQLISEIRQAGARIKLIPDGDVAAAINTAFPDTGVDILFGIGGAPEGVLAAVALKCLGGEIQGKLLPQNEAELERCKRMGLANPHQVLYMDDLVKGDDAIFAATGVTDGELLRGVRFQGTQAITHSVVMRAKTGTVRFITGNHRLERKPRFAL; this is translated from the coding sequence ATGGAACGCAGCTTGACGCTTGAACTGGTTCGTGTCACGGAAGCCGCCGCTTTATCCTCTGCCCGCTGGATGGGGTTGGGCCGCAAGGATGAAGCGGATGAGGCAGCCACTACCGCAATGCGCAAAGAGTTCGAAAACATCCCGATGGACGGGATTGTGGTGATCGGCGAAGGGGAGATGGACGAGGCTCCGATGCTCTACATCGGCGAGCGGCTTGGGCAAGGCGTGCCGCCATACGTGGATGTGGCCGTCGATCCGCTGGAAGGGACCAACATCGTCGCCAAAGGGACATGGAACGCGATCTCCGTCATCGCCATCGCGGACCGCGGGAATTTGCTGCACGCGCCGGACATGTACATGCAAAAAATTGCTGTCGGTCCGAAAGCGGTCGGCAAGATTGACATTAATGCCCCGGTTGCCGATAATCTAAAGGCAGTGGCCCAGGCAGTCGGCAAAGATGTGAGCGATCTGGTTGCGGTCGTGCTGGATCGGGACCGGCATCAGCAGTTGATCAGCGAGATCAGGCAGGCCGGGGCGCGAATCAAGCTGATTCCCGACGGAGACGTGGCCGCTGCGATCAACACGGCGTTTCCCGACACGGGGGTTGACATTTTGTTCGGCATTGGAGGGGCGCCGGAAGGGGTGCTGGCGGCAGTCGCCCTGAAGTGTCTCGGCGGGGAAATTCAGGGAAAACTGCTGCCGCAGAATGAAGCGGAACTGGAGCGCTGCAAGCGGATGGGGCTGGCCAACCCGCACCAGGTGCTGTACATGGACGATCTGGTGAAGGGCGACGACGCCATTTTTGCCGCGACCGGAGTGACAGACGGTGAACTGCTGCGGGGCGTTCGTTTCCAGGGGACCCAGGCGATCACCCATTCCGTGGTGATGCGTGCCAAGACCGGAACCGTTCGGTTTATTACCGGCAACCACCGGTTGGAGCGAAAACCGCGATTCGCTTTGTAG
- a CDS encoding UDP-N-acetylglucosamine 1-carboxyvinyltransferase, which translates to MGKLYIEGGKPLAGKIEISGAKNSAVALIPAALLADGPVVIENLPRIQDVEIYTEILRDMGAELLWEDDWIEIDGRSLRTTTMPNGRVKKLRASYYLWGALLGKCGEVSVGLPGGCDLGPRPVDLHIKGFQALGARVENKNGMLSLKAERLRGARIYLDLVSVGATINIMLAAARAEGVTVIENAAREPEIVDVATLLNNMGANIKGAGTDVIRIEGTDRLRGCRHTIIPDRIEAGSYMILAAAAGADIVIENVIPKHLESVSAKLREIGAEVSEGDDSIHVIGRTKYRPVDVKTAPYPGFPTDLQQPMTTLLTQVKGSSIITDNIYASRFRHVDELRRMGAAIKVEGRSALIDGGAKLVGAKVVATDLRAGFALVIAGLISNGVSEIDGVQHIERGYENLVGKLQGLGASVWKEAGEASNVTRRKTINGTQLDA; encoded by the coding sequence ATGGGAAAACTGTACATTGAAGGAGGAAAGCCGCTCGCGGGGAAGATCGAAATTAGCGGAGCGAAAAACAGTGCCGTCGCCTTGATCCCGGCTGCCCTGTTGGCTGACGGCCCGGTTGTCATCGAAAACCTGCCGCGGATTCAGGACGTGGAGATTTACACGGAAATCCTGCGTGACATGGGAGCGGAGCTGCTCTGGGAAGATGACTGGATTGAGATCGACGGCCGCTCGCTGCGGACGACGACCATGCCCAATGGACGCGTAAAAAAACTGCGAGCCTCATATTATTTATGGGGGGCTTTGCTGGGCAAGTGCGGGGAAGTAAGTGTCGGTCTGCCGGGTGGCTGTGACTTGGGGCCGCGGCCGGTCGATTTACATATAAAAGGGTTTCAGGCTTTGGGCGCACGTGTCGAGAACAAAAACGGCATGTTGAGTTTGAAAGCGGAACGTCTGCGCGGCGCCCGGATTTACCTCGATCTGGTCAGCGTTGGCGCGACGATCAACATCATGCTGGCGGCCGCCCGCGCAGAAGGCGTGACGGTGATCGAAAACGCCGCCCGCGAACCGGAAATCGTCGACGTGGCAACGCTGCTGAACAACATGGGGGCGAACATCAAAGGGGCGGGGACCGACGTGATTCGCATCGAAGGAACAGACCGCCTGCGGGGGTGCCGTCACACCATTATCCCTGACCGGATCGAAGCCGGCAGCTACATGATTTTGGCAGCTGCTGCCGGTGCCGATATCGTGATCGAGAACGTGATCCCCAAACATCTGGAGTCGGTTTCGGCCAAACTGCGGGAGATCGGCGCTGAGGTGAGCGAAGGCGACGATTCCATCCATGTGATCGGGCGGACCAAATACCGTCCGGTTGACGTCAAGACGGCGCCGTATCCCGGTTTCCCCACTGACTTGCAGCAGCCGATGACGACTTTGCTGACACAGGTCAAGGGCTCCAGCATCATCACCGACAACATCTACGCCAGCCGCTTCCGGCACGTCGATGAACTGCGCCGAATGGGAGCGGCGATCAAAGTGGAAGGGCGGTCCGCGTTGATCGATGGCGGGGCGAAGCTGGTGGGGGCGAAAGTGGTCGCGACTGATTTGCGTGCCGGATTTGCTCTGGTCATTGCCGGGTTGATCAGCAACGGGGTGAGCGAAATTGACGGCGTGCAGCACATTGAGCGCGGGTACGAAAACCTGGTCGGGAAGCTGCAGGGGCTGGGCGCCAGTGTTTGGAAAGAGGCCGGAGAAGCGAGTAACGTCACGAGGAGGAAAACAATCAATGGAACGCAGCTTGACGCTTGA
- the fsa gene encoding fructose-6-phosphate aldolase, translated as MRFFIDTANVEEIREIHEWGVLAGVTTNPSLVAKEGRDFIEALKEILDIVDGPISAEVISTEAKGMIEEGEKLAALSKNIVIKVPMTEEGLKAVKVFAKRKIKTNVTLIFNANQALLAARAGATYVSPFLGRLDDIGYDGMQLISQVADIFAIHDIDTEIIAASIRHPLHVIEAARQGAHIATIPYKVFKQMIHHPLTDSGLQKFLADWAKMQK; from the coding sequence ATGCGATTTTTTATCGATACAGCCAACGTCGAAGAGATTCGGGAAATTCACGAGTGGGGTGTCTTGGCCGGCGTGACGACCAATCCGTCCCTCGTTGCCAAGGAGGGGCGCGATTTCATCGAGGCCTTGAAAGAGATTCTCGATATTGTCGACGGACCGATCAGCGCCGAGGTGATCAGCACTGAGGCAAAAGGGATGATCGAAGAAGGAGAGAAACTGGCTGCGCTCTCCAAAAATATTGTCATCAAGGTGCCGATGACCGAAGAAGGGTTGAAGGCGGTCAAAGTTTTTGCCAAGCGCAAAATCAAGACCAATGTCACGCTGATTTTTAACGCCAACCAGGCGCTGCTGGCGGCGCGCGCCGGGGCGACATACGTGTCTCCGTTTCTTGGACGTCTCGATGACATCGGCTATGACGGGATGCAGCTGATCAGTCAAGTGGCCGATATCTTCGCGATTCACGATATCGATACGGAAATCATCGCGGCCAGCATCCGCCATCCGCTGCACGTCATCGAAGCGGCCCGGCAAGGTGCACATATCGCCACGATCCCGTATAAAGTGTTTAAACAAATGATTCATCATCCGCTTACGGACAGCGGTTTGCAGAAGTTTTTGGCCGATTGGGCCAAGATGCAAAAGTAA
- a CDS encoding class II fructose-1,6-bisphosphate aldolase has product MPLVPMTAFIEDSKKHKYAVGQFNLNNLEFTQAITEAAMEEKSPVIFGVSEGAMRYMGLEYTIAMAKAAAERAGVPVALHLDHGSSFEVVMKCIRAGFSSVMFDGSHYPLEENIRLTKQVVEAAHAVGVSVEGELGTIGGVEDDLSVDEADAALAKPAEAIRFWEETKVDYLAIAVGTAHGMYKGEPKIRFDIIEEVAKNIPAPIVLHGGSGVPDEAIRKAISLGVGKINVNTENQVACTQTIRKILADKPNEIDPRKYLGPARDAIKQVVKEKMRLFGSSNRA; this is encoded by the coding sequence ATGCCATTGGTGCCAATGACCGCATTCATAGAGGATAGCAAGAAGCACAAATACGCCGTCGGTCAGTTCAACCTGAATAACCTTGAGTTCACGCAGGCCATTACGGAAGCGGCGATGGAAGAGAAGTCACCGGTGATTTTCGGTGTCTCCGAAGGGGCGATGCGCTACATGGGCCTCGAGTATACCATCGCCATGGCGAAAGCGGCTGCCGAGCGTGCGGGCGTGCCGGTTGCGCTTCATCTCGATCACGGCAGCAGCTTTGAAGTGGTGATGAAGTGTATCCGCGCAGGCTTTTCGTCTGTCATGTTTGACGGTTCACACTATCCGCTGGAGGAGAACATCCGGCTGACGAAGCAAGTGGTAGAGGCTGCACATGCGGTGGGTGTCTCCGTAGAAGGGGAACTTGGTACAATTGGCGGCGTAGAGGACGACCTCTCGGTGGACGAAGCGGATGCGGCTCTGGCCAAACCCGCCGAAGCGATTCGCTTCTGGGAAGAGACAAAAGTCGACTATCTGGCGATTGCCGTGGGCACTGCGCACGGGATGTACAAAGGCGAACCGAAGATCCGCTTTGACATCATCGAAGAAGTGGCGAAAAACATTCCCGCGCCGATCGTTTTGCACGGCGGCTCCGGCGTGCCTGACGAGGCGATCCGCAAAGCGATCAGCCTTGGCGTGGGGAAAATCAACGTCAATACGGAAAATCAGGTCGCCTGTACGCAAACGATCCGCAAGATCCTGGCAGACAAACCGAACGAAATCGATCCCCGCAAATACCTCGGCCCGGCTCGCGATGCGATCAAGCAAGTCGTGAAGGAAAAAATGCGTTTGTTCGGAAGCAGCAACAGAGCGTAG
- a CDS encoding response regulator translates to MQQQKKILVVDDQYGIRILLYEVLGKEGYSTFQAANGKQALEIVQKESPHLVILDMKIPGMDGIEILKQIKMIDKNIKVIMMTAYGELDMIKEATELGALTHFTKPFDIDELRHAVNQQLAG, encoded by the coding sequence ATGCAGCAGCAGAAGAAAATCTTGGTCGTGGATGACCAATACGGGATTCGCATTCTGTTGTATGAAGTTTTGGGCAAGGAAGGTTACTCCACGTTTCAGGCGGCAAACGGCAAACAGGCGTTGGAGATCGTGCAGAAAGAATCGCCGCATCTCGTCATTCTGGACATGAAAATTCCCGGTATGGACGGCATCGAGATTCTCAAACAGATCAAAATGATCGACAAGAATATCAAAGTGATCATGATGACTGCGTATGGCGAACTGGACATGATCAAGGAAGCGACGGAGCTGGGGGCGTTAACGCACTTTACCAAGCCGTTCGACATCGACGAACTGCGCCACGCCGTAAACCAGCAGTTGGCAGGCTGA
- a CDS encoding CTP synthase, giving the protein MTKYIFVTGGVVSSLGKGITAASLGRLLKNRGLKVTIQKFDPYINVDPGTMSPYQHGEVFVTEDGAETDLDLGHYERFIDINLNANSNVTTGKIYSAVISKERRGDYLGGTVQVIPHITNEIKERVFQAAEQTGADVVITEIGGTVGDIESLPFLEAIRQIKSDIGRQNVMYIHVTLIPFIRAAGELKTKPTQHSVKELRSLGIQPNVIVTRTERPLSEEMKDKLALFCDIDRNAVIEAVDAETIYEVPLQLQEQGLDEYVCNHLGLACGKADMSEWRALVNKIKNLSHTTRIAIVGKYVELHDAYLSVAEALYHAGYANDTSIEIKWVKAEEVTPENVAELLGDVDGILVPGGFGDRGIEGKIAATRYAREQKVPFLGICLGMQVAVIEFARHVAGLEGANSSEIDPETKYPVIDLLPEQKNVENKGGTMRLGADPTRTLPGSRLEQAYQQSIVYERHRHRYEVNNEYREQLARLGLCFSGTSPDGRLVEAIELPDHPWFVATQFHPEFTSRPNRPQPLFREFVKAALHARSAVRTNS; this is encoded by the coding sequence GTGACAAAGTACATTTTTGTAACCGGTGGGGTCGTATCCTCACTAGGCAAAGGGATTACGGCTGCATCTCTGGGGCGCCTACTAAAAAACAGGGGCTTGAAGGTGACGATTCAAAAGTTCGATCCGTACATCAACGTGGACCCGGGAACGATGAGCCCCTATCAGCATGGTGAGGTGTTTGTGACCGAAGACGGCGCGGAAACCGACCTGGACCTTGGCCATTATGAGCGCTTTATCGACATAAACCTCAACGCCAACTCCAATGTGACCACAGGAAAGATCTATTCCGCCGTCATCTCCAAAGAACGGCGCGGCGATTACCTGGGGGGAACGGTTCAGGTGATCCCCCATATCACCAATGAAATCAAGGAACGGGTGTTCCAGGCGGCGGAACAGACCGGAGCCGACGTCGTGATCACGGAAATCGGCGGGACCGTCGGCGATATCGAAAGCTTGCCGTTCCTGGAAGCGATTCGCCAGATCAAGAGCGACATCGGGCGGCAAAACGTGATGTACATCCATGTAACCCTGATCCCGTTTATCCGCGCGGCGGGTGAGCTGAAGACGAAGCCGACGCAGCACAGCGTGAAAGAGCTGCGCAGCTTGGGGATTCAGCCGAACGTCATCGTTACGCGCACGGAGCGGCCGCTGTCGGAAGAGATGAAGGACAAGTTGGCGCTGTTCTGCGACATCGACCGCAATGCCGTAATTGAGGCGGTTGATGCGGAAACCATCTACGAAGTTCCGCTGCAGCTGCAGGAGCAGGGACTGGACGAATACGTCTGCAACCACCTCGGTCTTGCCTGCGGCAAAGCCGACATGAGCGAGTGGAGAGCACTGGTGAACAAGATCAAGAACCTCTCCCACACCACGCGCATCGCGATTGTCGGCAAATACGTCGAACTGCACGACGCCTATCTGTCCGTGGCGGAGGCGCTCTATCACGCTGGTTACGCCAACGACACCAGTATTGAGATCAAGTGGGTGAAGGCGGAAGAGGTTACGCCTGAGAACGTGGCGGAATTGCTGGGCGACGTGGACGGCATACTCGTGCCCGGCGGGTTTGGCGACAGGGGGATTGAAGGAAAAATTGCCGCCACCCGGTACGCTCGCGAGCAGAAGGTACCTTTCCTCGGCATCTGTCTGGGGATGCAGGTTGCGGTGATCGAGTTTGCCCGTCACGTAGCAGGTCTGGAAGGGGCGAACAGTTCCGAGATTGATCCAGAGACAAAATATCCCGTCATCGATCTCTTACCCGAGCAGAAAAACGTCGAGAACAAAGGCGGAACAATGCGTCTCGGGGCGGATCCCACGCGGACGCTGCCAGGCAGCCGGTTGGAACAGGCATACCAGCAGTCGATCGTCTACGAACGGCACCGCCACCGGTACGAGGTAAACAACGAGTACCGCGAGCAGCTGGCCAGACTGGGTCTCTGCTTCAGCGGGACTTCGCCCGACGGCAGACTGGTGGAAGCAATCGAGCTGCCTGACCATCCCTGGTTCGTCGCGACCCAGTTCCATCCGGAATTTACTTCTCGTCCGAATCGACCTCAGCCGCTGTTCCGCGAGTTTGTCAAGGCTGCGCTGCACGCAAGATCTGCCGTGCGGACCAATTCGTAA
- a CDS encoding ISNCY family transposase — MTREELKRVAVIDRLIQKTITTRQAADLLGLSTRQVYRLKNRMRKEGAEGLIHKNRGRKPKHALSDKQREAIMALYQSERYKGSNDHHFAELLREYEGIQVSPSTIRRIRKEAQLPAAKKRRPPQAHRPRERKAQAGMLIQIDASLHPWLEERAPSFALLAAIDDATGKVVGALFRPTEDLEGYFLVMKQVIREHGIPMAVYSDRHTIFRSPKESLTIEQELAGEQTSLSQFGQAMAELGITHSKARTPEAKGRIERLWQTFQDRLVIELRLRGINTLEEANAVLPELIAKHNQRFSVTPANEASVFAPVDESCNLDHVLCYREHRIVGKGETLSYAGKTYGIASGNRWEMIPPKTRVQVRKTLSGELFAWYKGQLFALREVAKAVQPVQAKEKASSTSSRRKPAANHPWRQAWVNNNTSSIAQKAAVSEQT, encoded by the coding sequence TTGACGAGAGAAGAACTGAAACGCGTAGCCGTAATCGATCGACTGATTCAGAAAACCATCACTACTCGCCAAGCCGCCGACCTGCTTGGGTTGAGCACTCGGCAGGTATATCGGCTGAAAAACAGAATGCGCAAGGAAGGAGCAGAAGGATTGATTCATAAAAATCGAGGGAGAAAACCCAAACACGCCCTCTCGGACAAGCAACGTGAAGCCATTATGGCGTTATACCAAAGCGAACGGTACAAAGGCAGCAACGACCATCATTTTGCCGAGTTATTGCGGGAATACGAGGGGATACAGGTAAGCCCCTCAACCATACGTCGTATTCGCAAAGAGGCTCAACTGCCTGCCGCCAAAAAACGCCGCCCTCCCCAAGCGCATCGGCCCCGGGAGCGGAAAGCACAAGCAGGTATGCTGATCCAAATAGATGCCTCGTTACACCCTTGGCTGGAGGAGCGTGCTCCCTCTTTCGCCCTTTTAGCTGCGATCGATGACGCAACAGGCAAGGTGGTGGGAGCCTTATTTCGCCCCACTGAGGATTTAGAAGGCTATTTTTTGGTGATGAAACAGGTGATCCGAGAGCACGGCATACCCATGGCGGTGTATTCGGATCGCCACACGATCTTTCGATCGCCGAAAGAGTCGCTCACGATCGAGCAGGAACTGGCAGGTGAGCAAACGTCCTTATCCCAATTTGGACAAGCAATGGCGGAACTGGGAATCACGCACAGCAAAGCGCGGACGCCGGAGGCAAAAGGACGAATTGAACGGTTGTGGCAGACGTTTCAAGACCGATTGGTCATTGAGTTACGTTTACGCGGGATCAACACACTGGAAGAGGCGAACGCTGTTCTTCCGGAGTTGATAGCTAAACACAACCAACGGTTTTCGGTGACTCCGGCGAACGAAGCGAGCGTGTTTGCCCCTGTTGATGAAAGCTGTAATCTCGACCATGTGTTATGCTACCGGGAGCATCGTATTGTCGGAAAGGGGGAGACGCTGTCGTACGCAGGCAAAACGTATGGGATTGCTTCCGGCAACCGATGGGAGATGATCCCTCCGAAAACGCGGGTACAAGTTCGAAAGACACTGTCTGGTGAATTGTTTGCCTGGTATAAAGGTCAACTTTTTGCTCTACGTGAGGTGGCCAAAGCGGTTCAGCCGGTGCAAGCAAAAGAAAAAGCGAGCTCAACGTCTTCACGTCGTAAGCCCGCTGCCAATCACCCATGGCGTCAAGCCTGGGTCAACAACAACACATCCAGTATAGCACAGAAGGCAGCGGTAAGCGAGCAAACGTAG